From Deinococcus aquaedulcis, the proteins below share one genomic window:
- a CDS encoding GNAT family N-acetyltransferase gives MDYRIRASVDPLALGQLREVAWGGDDDGQGWPAILSRSLTWVTAHDSDVLIGFVHAAWDGGVHAFLLDTTVHPAWQRRGIGTELVRRAAASARDLGAQWLHVDYEPHLAGFHAACGFRPTAAGLLRLN, from the coding sequence ATGGATTACCGGATTCGGGCCTCTGTTGACCCGCTCGCGCTGGGGCAGCTGCGTGAGGTGGCCTGGGGCGGCGACGATGATGGCCAGGGCTGGCCGGCCATATTGTCCCGCTCGCTGACCTGGGTTACCGCCCATGACAGTGACGTGCTAATCGGCTTCGTTCATGCCGCTTGGGACGGGGGCGTTCATGCCTTTTTGCTGGACACCACCGTTCACCCGGCCTGGCAGCGGCGCGGCATCGGGACCGAACTGGTTCGCCGGGCGGCAGCTTCGGCGCGCGATCTGGGCGCCCAGTGGTTGCACGTGGACTACGAACCGCATCTGGCTGGCTTCCATGCGGCCTGCGGTTTTAGGCCGACAGCAGCGGGTCTGCTGCGGCTGAACTGA
- the ubiE gene encoding bifunctional demethylmenaquinone methyltransferase/2-methoxy-6-polyprenyl-1,4-benzoquinol methylase UbiE, with amino-acid sequence MTKRPAVGDRQDKGQDVQAMFAAIAPRYDLLNRVLSLGVDRGWRRAAAQEALALQPRRVLDVATGTADFALELKSRAPAAEVIGSDFVPQMLAIGREKAQARHLKIALEEGDALNLPYPDGHFDAVTCAFGFRNFADYERGLAEFWRVLAPGGRAVILEFPPPRPGLFGALFRFYFQHVLPRIGALVSGNAGAYTYLPESVLAFPEPARLERMMQATGFRTRHRLLTFGIAAIHVGDKL; translated from the coding sequence ATGACCAAGCGGCCAGCGGTGGGCGACCGGCAGGACAAGGGGCAGGACGTGCAGGCGATGTTCGCCGCCATTGCGCCCCGCTACGATCTGCTGAACCGGGTGCTGAGCCTGGGCGTGGACCGGGGCTGGCGCCGCGCGGCGGCCCAGGAGGCGCTGGCCCTGCAGCCCCGCCGCGTTCTGGACGTGGCCACCGGCACCGCCGACTTTGCCTTGGAACTCAAGAGCCGCGCCCCAGCAGCCGAGGTGATCGGCAGCGATTTCGTGCCGCAGATGCTGGCCATTGGCCGCGAGAAGGCCCAGGCCCGCCACCTGAAGATCGCTCTGGAAGAGGGGGACGCCCTGAACCTGCCCTACCCCGACGGCCACTTTGACGCCGTGACCTGTGCCTTTGGCTTTCGCAACTTTGCGGACTACGAGCGCGGGCTGGCCGAATTCTGGCGGGTGCTGGCGCCGGGGGGCCGGGCGGTGATTCTGGAGTTCCCCCCGCCCCGACCCGGGCTGTTCGGGGCGCTGTTCCGCTTTTACTTTCAGCATGTCCTGCCGCGCATTGGCGCGCTGGTCAGCGGGAACGCCGGGGCCTACACCTATCTGCCCGAAAGCGTGCTGGCCTTTCCCGAGCCCGCTCGCCTGGAACGCATGATGCAGGCCACGGGCTTTCGCACCCGGCACCGGCTGCTCACCTTTGGCATTGCCGCCATTCACGTGGGCGACAAGTTGTAG